From the Salinimicrobium tongyeongense genome, one window contains:
- the mraY gene encoding phospho-N-acetylmuramoyl-pentapeptide-transferase, translating to MLYHLFEYLEDAYTFPGERLYQYISFRSAVAIILSLGISTIYGKRIINFLQKKQIGESVRDLGLEGQSQKAGTPTMGGIIIIISTLIPVLLVAKLDNIYVILLIVTTLWMGAIGFLDDYIKTFRKDKAGLKGIFKVVGQVGLGVIVGATIYFHPDITINENPQLPGSTEAVELISSAENPVTTSVEEKSTKTTIPFVKNNEFDYASLITWINPEYAKYAWLIFIPIVIFIVTAVSNGANLTDGIDGLAAGTSTIIVLALGIFAWVSGNIIFSDYLNVMYIPRTGEMTIYISAFAGALVGFLWYNTFPAQVFMGDTGSLTIGGIIAVLALATRKELLIPILCGVFLIENLSVVMQVGWFKYTRKKYGEGRRIFLMSPLHHHFQKAGFHESKIVVRFWIIGIFLAIVTIVTLKIR from the coding sequence ATGTTGTACCATCTGTTCGAATATCTTGAAGATGCCTATACCTTTCCGGGGGAGAGACTTTACCAGTACATCTCCTTTAGATCGGCTGTGGCAATAATCCTTTCTTTGGGAATATCGACCATTTACGGAAAAAGGATCATCAATTTCCTTCAGAAGAAGCAGATAGGTGAGAGTGTAAGGGATCTTGGGCTTGAAGGTCAAAGCCAAAAAGCCGGCACCCCAACCATGGGCGGAATTATCATTATCATTTCCACGCTCATACCGGTTTTGCTGGTAGCCAAGCTGGACAATATCTACGTTATCCTGTTGATTGTTACCACCCTCTGGATGGGCGCGATAGGGTTCCTGGATGATTATATAAAAACCTTCCGTAAGGATAAGGCGGGCTTAAAAGGCATTTTTAAGGTGGTAGGCCAGGTAGGGCTTGGTGTGATTGTGGGTGCGACCATTTATTTTCACCCCGATATCACCATTAATGAGAATCCGCAGTTGCCGGGAAGTACAGAGGCTGTAGAACTCATCTCTTCAGCTGAAAATCCTGTCACTACTTCTGTGGAAGAAAAATCGACCAAGACCACTATCCCGTTCGTGAAGAATAACGAGTTTGATTACGCAAGCCTTATTACCTGGATCAATCCTGAATACGCCAAATACGCCTGGTTGATCTTTATCCCAATCGTGATCTTTATTGTAACTGCTGTTTCAAACGGTGCCAATCTCACTGATGGGATTGATGGGCTTGCAGCCGGGACTTCGACTATCATCGTGCTTGCCCTGGGGATATTTGCATGGGTCTCGGGGAACATCATTTTTTCAGATTACCTGAATGTGATGTACATTCCCAGAACAGGGGAAATGACCATTTACATTTCGGCTTTTGCAGGAGCTTTGGTGGGATTCCTCTGGTACAATACCTTCCCGGCCCAGGTCTTTATGGGAGACACCGGGAGCTTGACCATTGGCGGGATCATTGCCGTACTGGCGCTGGCCACAAGAAAAGAGTTACTGATCCCCATTTTGTGCGGGGTATTTCTAATTGAGAACCTTTCGGTAGTGATGCAGGTGGGCTGGTTTAAATATACCCGTAAGAAATACGGGGAAGGAAGAAGGATTTTCCTGATGTCACCACTGCACCACCATTTCCAGAAAGCCGGCTTTCATGAGAGCAAAATTGTGGTGAGGTTCTGGATTATTGGAATCTTTCTGGCTATTGTAACCATTGTAACCCTAAAAATTCGATAA
- a CDS encoding FtsW/RodA/SpoVE family cell cycle protein, producing the protein MTGFFSRVKGDKTIWAAAALLAIFSFLPVYSASSNLAYLYGDGSTLPYLVSHFIHLFLGFVIMFFVHKVPYHYFVGLSIITLPLLILLLLFTVSQGVVIDGANASRWINIPILNKTFQPSTLASVVLLTYVAKYMAKVKDKTYTFKQTILPLWLPVAVVMGLILPANFSTTAILFLMVLLVTFIGGYPWKYLLGIIGAGIVVLGIFMLTAKAFPGLFPNRVDTWISRIENFTNDEVTEADYQIEKAKIAIASGGVTGQGIGKSVQRNFLPQSSSDFIYAIIVEEMGLIGGIGVMFAYLLLFFRIIIVATKANTVFGKLLVIGVGLPIVFQALVNMAVAVELFPVTGQTLPLISSGGSSIWMTCLALGMVLSVSAKREEELQQIEDETKTDEDNPLEILSEAI; encoded by the coding sequence ATGACAGGATTTTTTTCAAGGGTAAAAGGAGATAAAACTATCTGGGCTGCGGCTGCACTACTGGCGATTTTTTCGTTTTTGCCGGTGTACAGTGCCAGTAGCAACCTGGCTTACCTTTATGGCGACGGCAGTACGCTGCCTTACCTGGTGAGCCATTTTATCCATCTTTTCCTTGGTTTTGTCATTATGTTCTTTGTGCATAAAGTGCCTTATCATTACTTTGTAGGGCTGTCAATCATTACGCTTCCGCTTTTAATTCTCCTGCTGTTGTTCACAGTATCACAGGGGGTAGTGATAGATGGTGCCAATGCCAGCCGGTGGATCAATATCCCCATTCTCAACAAGACCTTTCAGCCTTCAACCCTGGCCTCGGTAGTATTGTTGACCTACGTGGCCAAGTACATGGCAAAAGTGAAAGATAAAACTTACACTTTTAAACAGACCATACTTCCGCTTTGGTTACCCGTTGCCGTGGTGATGGGCCTTATTTTGCCGGCTAACTTTTCAACCACCGCCATATTATTTCTAATGGTGCTGCTGGTCACTTTTATTGGTGGTTACCCCTGGAAGTACCTGCTGGGCATTATAGGTGCGGGGATTGTGGTGCTGGGAATATTTATGTTAACAGCAAAGGCTTTTCCGGGGCTATTCCCAAACCGGGTTGATACCTGGATAAGCCGAATCGAAAATTTCACCAATGACGAGGTTACTGAAGCCGATTACCAGATTGAAAAGGCAAAAATCGCCATTGCCAGTGGGGGGGTGACCGGCCAGGGAATTGGAAAAAGCGTACAGCGGAATTTTCTTCCGCAGTCATCTTCAGACTTTATTTACGCCATTATTGTTGAAGAAATGGGATTGATTGGGGGCATAGGGGTCATGTTTGCCTATTTGCTGCTCTTTTTTAGAATAATTATTGTGGCTACAAAAGCCAATACGGTGTTCGGGAAATTACTGGTGATAGGCGTAGGCCTGCCCATTGTTTTTCAGGCGCTGGTGAATATGGCCGTTGCCGTAGAATTATTTCCCGTAACCGGCCAAACCCTGCCGCTTATAAGCAGCGGGGGTTCTTCAATCTGGATGACCTGCCTTGCGCTGGGAATGGTGTTGAGCGTGAGCGCCAAGCGGGAAGAAGAACTGCAACAAATAGAAGACGAAACAAAAACGGATGAAGACAATCCGTTGGAAATATTAAGTGAGGCAATATGA
- the ftsZ gene encoding cell division protein FtsZ, translated as MSSTEFGNITFDLPKNQSNVIKVIGVGGGGSNAINHMFQQGIKGVDFVICNTDAQALDNSPVPNKIQLGVRETEGLGAGADPEVGRKAAEESFDEIRALLDTNTKMVFITAGMGGGTGTGAAPIIAKQAKDMGILTVGIVTSPFLFEGKTRNEQAQLGVENLRKHVDSLIVINNNKLREVYGNLGFKAGFSKADEVLATASRGIAEVITHHYTQNIDLRDAKTVLSNSGTAIMGSAQASGGNRAQDAISKALDSPLLNDNKITGAKNVLLLIISGSEEITIDEIGEISDHIQAEAGHSANIIMGVGEDENLDDAISVTIIATGFDIEQQNDIVNTETKKIIHTLEDEQRAEHELSPKKTSSAYDGPAPAPKEETKIVHTLSLDDEDIDNEAGTDEPSAAVREMNVEYEEVKPAEEPEFIITDSVRDVEVSEPEEVTPEPQEQQFMFTFDMPRNNTSEEKKEPKTEQEVSQGGHKEPVKQQRIVHSLSEDSESENSVKKESAIQAKTENGVTRYSLQDYMQVEEMLKSSQPVQKSRPQPQQPEPKLKSEPAPVQPPVAKGNPAPEESKEAPEDDIDPFNIPINESLIKRSAERRAKMKEFNYKFRNNVSKVDEYERQPAYKRQGIDLDHSEPGEGKLSRTSLGGGNDDEIRFRTNNSFLHDNVD; from the coding sequence ATGAGCAGCACAGAATTCGGAAACATCACATTCGATCTCCCCAAGAATCAATCGAACGTCATAAAAGTTATTGGTGTAGGTGGAGGCGGTAGCAACGCAATCAACCACATGTTTCAGCAGGGGATTAAAGGAGTTGATTTTGTAATTTGCAATACAGATGCACAGGCGCTTGACAATAGCCCTGTACCCAACAAGATCCAGCTGGGGGTAAGAGAAACAGAAGGCCTTGGAGCAGGCGCCGATCCTGAAGTCGGTCGCAAAGCAGCAGAAGAAAGTTTTGACGAGATAAGAGCCCTTTTAGACACCAATACCAAGATGGTATTCATCACCGCCGGGATGGGGGGTGGAACCGGTACCGGAGCTGCGCCAATTATTGCCAAACAGGCAAAGGATATGGGAATACTTACGGTGGGGATCGTAACCAGTCCTTTTTTGTTTGAAGGGAAAACGAGAAATGAACAGGCACAGCTGGGAGTAGAAAACCTGCGGAAGCATGTTGACTCATTAATTGTGATCAATAACAACAAACTAAGAGAAGTATATGGCAACCTCGGATTCAAAGCCGGATTCTCCAAGGCCGATGAGGTTTTGGCCACTGCTTCGAGAGGGATAGCAGAAGTAATTACGCATCACTATACCCAGAATATTGACTTGCGCGACGCAAAGACAGTGCTTAGCAATAGTGGAACAGCCATAATGGGGTCTGCGCAGGCTTCAGGTGGAAACCGTGCCCAGGATGCCATTTCAAAGGCGCTGGATTCGCCGCTGCTTAACGATAACAAAATTACAGGTGCCAAAAATGTGCTGCTGCTTATCATTTCCGGTTCCGAAGAAATTACTATTGATGAAATTGGGGAGATTTCAGATCATATTCAGGCAGAAGCCGGTCACAGTGCCAATATCATAATGGGGGTTGGGGAAGATGAAAATCTTGACGATGCCATTTCTGTAACCATTATTGCTACGGGTTTTGACATTGAGCAACAAAATGACATTGTAAATACCGAGACCAAGAAGATCATACATACGCTTGAAGATGAGCAGAGGGCAGAGCACGAGCTTTCTCCAAAGAAAACCTCTTCGGCATACGACGGGCCTGCCCCGGCACCAAAAGAAGAAACAAAAATAGTTCACACGCTTTCACTTGACGATGAAGATATAGATAACGAAGCCGGGACAGATGAACCTTCGGCCGCTGTTAGGGAAATGAATGTGGAGTATGAGGAAGTAAAGCCTGCAGAAGAACCTGAATTTATCATTACAGACAGCGTGAGGGACGTGGAAGTTTCGGAGCCTGAAGAGGTGACGCCAGAGCCGCAGGAGCAACAGTTTATGTTTACTTTTGACATGCCCAGGAACAACACTTCCGAAGAAAAAAAGGAGCCAAAGACTGAACAGGAAGTTTCGCAGGGCGGGCATAAAGAACCTGTGAAGCAACAGAGGATTGTACATAGCCTTTCTGAAGATTCAGAATCAGAAAATTCTGTAAAGAAGGAAAGTGCGATACAGGCAAAGACTGAAAATGGGGTGACCCGATATTCGCTACAGGATTACATGCAGGTGGAAGAAATGCTGAAGAGCTCTCAGCCCGTGCAGAAGAGCAGGCCCCAGCCACAACAACCTGAGCCAAAACTTAAGAGTGAGCCAGCACCGGTGCAGCCTCCTGTTGCAAAAGGAAACCCTGCGCCCGAAGAAAGTAAGGAGGCGCCCGAAGATGACATAGATCCTTTCAACATTCCTATTAATGAAAGCCTTATAAAAAGATCGGCTGAAAGAAGGGCTAAGATGAAGGAGTTCAATTATAAGTTCAGGAATAATGTGAGCAAGGTTGACGAGTACGAAAGACAGCCTGCTTACAAAAGACAGGGAATAGATCTTGACCACAGCGAGCCGGGTGAAGGAAAACTTTCACGCACCAGTTTAGGGGGAGGTAATGATGATGAAATAAGGTTTAGAACGAACAATTCTTTCCTGCACGATAACGTGGATTAA
- a CDS encoding cell division protein FtsQ/DivIB gives MRPRSIGKETLDLSRVEALLESHDMVENAEVFLTVDGKMGASITQRQPLARVMASAPFYLDRQGLMMPLSQYHSARVPLVTGVKEEQLKELHPLMAFINEDEFLTRHVTGINRQPNGKYELYLRQLDFAVVFGEVKDIELKFKNFKAFYQKALKDKKLDAYKKVDLQFGNQVVCTKK, from the coding sequence GTGAGACCCAGAAGTATAGGTAAAGAAACTTTAGATTTGAGTAGGGTGGAGGCTTTGCTTGAATCGCATGACATGGTGGAGAATGCTGAAGTGTTTCTCACTGTTGACGGAAAGATGGGGGCAAGCATCACCCAAAGGCAACCTTTGGCCCGCGTGATGGCCAGTGCGCCCTTCTACCTGGACAGGCAGGGCTTGATGATGCCGCTATCACAGTATCATTCGGCCAGGGTGCCGCTGGTGACAGGGGTAAAGGAGGAGCAGCTCAAGGAATTGCACCCGCTTATGGCTTTTATAAATGAAGATGAGTTTCTTACCCGGCACGTAACTGGTATTAACCGCCAGCCTAACGGGAAGTACGAACTCTACCTAAGGCAACTCGATTTTGCGGTGGTATTTGGTGAGGTGAAGGATATTGAACTGAAGTTTAAAAATTTTAAAGCTTTTTATCAAAAGGCGCTAAAAGATAAAAAGCTTGACGCATATAAAAAAGTGGACCTACAATTTGGGAATCAGGTTGTATGCACTAAAAAGTAA
- a CDS encoding GatB/YqeY domain-containing protein has translation MSLQDKVMAEMKEAMRAKDSNKLEALRAVKSAILLARTNASGKDGLSEDEELKLLQRLVKQRKESAAIYKEQGRDDLAQPELDQAAVIEGFLPEQMSEEEIEAEVDKIIAQTGASGMQDMGKVMGMASKELAGKADGKTISAIVKKKLAN, from the coding sequence ATGAGTTTACAGGACAAAGTGATGGCCGAAATGAAAGAAGCCATGCGGGCGAAAGACAGCAATAAACTAGAGGCTTTAAGGGCGGTTAAAAGTGCAATTTTACTTGCACGCACCAATGCGTCGGGCAAGGACGGGCTAAGTGAGGATGAAGAGCTAAAATTATTGCAGCGGCTTGTAAAACAACGAAAGGAAAGTGCAGCCATATATAAAGAGCAGGGAAGGGATGATCTCGCTCAACCCGAACTGGACCAGGCGGCGGTGATAGAAGGCTTTCTTCCTGAGCAAATGAGTGAAGAGGAGATAGAGGCTGAAGTAGATAAGATTATTGCTCAAACCGGTGCAAGCGGTATGCAGGATATGGGTAAAGTAATGGGTATGGCTTCAAAAGAACTGGCCGGAAAGGCAGATGGTAAAACCATATCGGCAATAGTAAAGAAGAAACTGGCAAATTAG
- the murD gene encoding UDP-N-acetylmuramoyl-L-alanine--D-glutamate ligase encodes MSTGANNKERNLLVILGAGESGVGTAILGEKEGFRVFVSDKGRIRDNFKAQLEEHEIEWEEGQHSEEKIFEAHLVMKSPGIPDDAPLVSRLRGEGIPVISEIEFAYSYTNAVLVGITGSNGKTTTTKLTHHLLKNGGLNVGMAGNVGQSFAKQVAETDADHYVLELSSFQLDGIEDFNPHIAVLTNITPDHLDRYRHDFNQYIASKFRIVKNQTEKDYFIYDADDPVIMKWLQENPILSQKLPFSLREELEKGAFIKDEQLIIRTDNSEMTMSTSKLTIEGKHNAKNAMAAATVAQLLRIRKETIRQSMESFQGVEHRLEKVLKINNVQYINDSKATNVNATYYALESMESETIWIVGGVDKGNEYAELLPLVNEKVKAIVCLGVNNEPILNAFGNCVDLIVETRSMEDAVQQAYKLAEKGDTVLLSPACASFDLFQNYEDRGRQFKEAVRNL; translated from the coding sequence ATGTCTACAGGAGCAAATAATAAAGAACGCAATCTACTGGTCATTCTTGGCGCAGGCGAAAGCGGTGTGGGCACGGCCATTCTTGGAGAGAAAGAAGGCTTCCGCGTATTTGTTTCAGACAAAGGCAGGATCAGGGATAACTTTAAAGCCCAGCTGGAGGAACATGAAATTGAGTGGGAAGAAGGGCAGCATTCCGAAGAAAAAATATTTGAAGCGCACCTGGTAATGAAAAGTCCGGGGATTCCCGATGATGCGCCGCTGGTGAGCAGGCTTAGAGGAGAGGGCATTCCAGTAATTTCTGAAATCGAGTTTGCCTACAGCTATACCAATGCCGTTTTGGTGGGAATAACCGGCAGTAATGGCAAGACCACCACTACCAAGCTCACCCATCACCTTTTGAAGAATGGCGGGCTAAACGTGGGAATGGCTGGCAATGTAGGCCAGAGCTTTGCCAAGCAGGTCGCCGAAACCGACGCAGATCACTATGTGCTTGAGCTTAGCAGTTTTCAGCTTGACGGGATTGAAGATTTTAATCCGCACATAGCAGTATTAACCAATATCACACCCGATCACCTTGACCGTTACCGGCACGATTTCAACCAGTATATTGCCAGTAAGTTCAGGATTGTTAAAAACCAGACAGAAAAAGACTATTTCATTTATGACGCAGATGATCCTGTGATCATGAAATGGCTTCAGGAAAACCCGATACTATCTCAAAAATTGCCTTTTTCACTCCGGGAGGAACTCGAGAAAGGAGCTTTTATAAAAGATGAACAACTTATTATTCGTACAGATAATTCAGAAATGACCATGTCAACATCCAAATTAACCATAGAGGGAAAGCATAATGCCAAGAATGCGATGGCAGCAGCGACCGTTGCACAATTACTACGCATTAGAAAAGAGACCATAAGACAGAGCATGGAGAGTTTTCAGGGGGTGGAACACCGCCTTGAAAAAGTGCTCAAAATAAATAACGTGCAGTATATTAATGACTCTAAGGCTACAAATGTCAATGCCACATACTATGCGCTGGAAAGCATGGAATCTGAGACTATCTGGATTGTTGGAGGGGTAGACAAAGGCAACGAATATGCCGAATTGCTCCCATTGGTGAACGAAAAAGTAAAAGCCATTGTTTGCCTTGGAGTTAACAATGAACCCATATTGAATGCATTTGGGAATTGCGTAGACCTTATCGTAGAGACCCGCTCTATGGAAGATGCCGTGCAGCAGGCTTATAAACTGGCAGAAAAAGGGGATACCGTACTGCTTTCACCGGCCTGTGCAAGCTTTGATCTTTTTCAGAATTATGAAGACAGGGGGCGGCAATTTAAAGAAGCCGTAAGAAATTTATAA
- a CDS encoding UDP-N-acetylmuramoyl-L-alanyl-D-glutamate--2,6-diaminopimelate ligase, with amino-acid sequence MIYLKDILYRVSLEAVVGNTNIAVNNIHFDSRKVGFNDVFVAIRGTQTDGHAYIAKAVEQGALAVICEEMPGNTVNGITYVKVKNSQEALAFMADNFFGNPSENLKLVGVTGTNGKTTVASLLYQLFTKAGYKVGLLSTVNVMVGEEKFPATHTTPDSLSINSYLQKMNEAGVEFCFMEVSSHGIAQHRTTGLKFAGGIFTNLTHEHLDYHKSFAEYRDVKKAFFDQLPASAFALTNGDDKNGKVMLQNTKAKKYSYALKSVADYKAQILENGFGGMLLKVNEQEVWTKLIGNFNAYNILAIYAASELLGLSTLESLKHISELNAVSGRFQYYISEGKITAIVDYAHTPDALQNVLETINSIRTKNEELITVVGCGGDRDRSKRPKMGHIASALSTRVVFTSDNPRTEDPDKIIEEVEAGVEPQHFKKIMSVTSRLQAIKTACQLASKNDIILIAGKGHETYQEINGVRKDFDDFKIVSEYLNELKK; translated from the coding sequence TTGATTTATTTAAAAGACATATTATACAGGGTTTCTCTTGAAGCAGTAGTGGGGAATACGAACATTGCTGTTAACAACATTCATTTTGATTCCCGGAAAGTGGGGTTCAATGATGTTTTTGTAGCTATTCGCGGAACCCAAACCGATGGGCATGCTTATATAGCTAAAGCTGTTGAGCAGGGCGCCCTGGCCGTAATCTGTGAAGAAATGCCCGGCAACACCGTCAACGGGATTACTTATGTGAAAGTCAAAAATTCACAGGAGGCCCTGGCTTTTATGGCCGATAATTTCTTCGGAAACCCTTCTGAAAACCTTAAACTGGTGGGGGTTACGGGAACAAATGGAAAGACTACCGTGGCCTCGCTCCTGTACCAGCTCTTTACAAAAGCCGGGTATAAGGTTGGCCTGCTTTCTACGGTAAATGTAATGGTGGGCGAAGAGAAATTTCCGGCCACCCATACCACCCCAGACTCCCTTAGCATCAACTCATACCTGCAAAAGATGAATGAGGCCGGTGTGGAGTTCTGTTTTATGGAAGTAAGCTCTCATGGCATTGCCCAGCACCGCACTACCGGATTGAAATTTGCCGGCGGGATTTTTACGAACCTCACTCACGAGCACCTCGATTACCACAAAAGTTTTGCAGAATACAGGGATGTCAAAAAGGCCTTTTTTGACCAGCTTCCTGCTTCGGCTTTTGCCCTTACCAATGGAGATGACAAGAATGGAAAAGTGATGCTTCAGAATACAAAGGCGAAGAAATACTCTTATGCCCTAAAGTCTGTAGCCGATTATAAAGCCCAGATCCTCGAAAACGGATTTGGCGGAATGCTGCTGAAGGTCAATGAGCAGGAAGTCTGGACCAAACTGATAGGAAACTTCAATGCCTACAACATACTCGCAATTTATGCGGCTTCAGAATTACTTGGGTTAAGCACTTTGGAAAGCCTGAAGCACATTAGCGAGCTCAATGCTGTTAGCGGCCGGTTTCAGTATTACATTTCCGAAGGAAAGATTACTGCCATTGTAGATTACGCACATACGCCCGATGCTTTACAGAATGTGCTCGAAACCATTAACAGCATAAGGACCAAAAATGAAGAATTGATCACGGTTGTGGGTTGCGGGGGAGATCGTGACCGCTCAAAAAGGCCAAAAATGGGGCATATTGCCTCGGCCCTAAGCACCAGGGTGGTGTTTACCAGCGACAATCCGCGTACCGAAGACCCCGATAAGATCATAGAAGAAGTGGAGGCCGGGGTGGAGCCGCAGCATTTTAAGAAAATAATGTCGGTTACCAGCAGGTTGCAGGCCATAAAGACAGCCTGCCAGCTGGCCAGTAAAAATGATATCATCCTCATTGCCGGGAAGGGCCATGAAACCTACCAGGAAATTAACGGAGTGAGAAAGGATTTTGACGATTTTAAGATCGTAAGTGAATATTTAAACGAGTTAAAAAAATAA
- the ftsA gene encoding cell division protein FtsA translates to MEQNDIAVGLDIGTTKIVAMIGRKNDYGKMEIIGIGKAKSLGVHRGVVNNITQTIQSIQQAIQEAEADSGMKIKDVVVGIAGQHIRSLQHSDYITRPNPDEVIDATDIETLCNQVHKLVMLPGEEIIHVLPQEFKVDGQAEIKEPIGMYGGRLEANFHVVVGQVSSIRNVGRCVKSSGLELSAVTLEPLASANAVLSQEEKEAGVALVDIGGGTTDLAIFKDGIIRHTAVIPFGGGVITEDIKEGCSIIEKQAELLKVKFGSAWPGENKDNEIVSIPGLRGREPKEITLKNLSKIIHARVVEIIEQVYLEIKNYGHEEQKKKLIAGIVLTGGGAQLKHIKQLVEYITGMDTRIGYPNEHLAGDSDSETTSPVFATAVGLVLNSLEINSKQHVTEEEEQEEVASGTTPTAVPQEEPEEREEPVTVSQPRRTIFEKWFEKFKDFLDNAE, encoded by the coding sequence ATGGAACAGAACGACATCGCAGTAGGATTAGACATTGGTACTACTAAGATTGTAGCCATGATTGGCCGTAAGAACGATTACGGTAAAATGGAGATCATTGGTATAGGCAAGGCAAAGAGCCTTGGGGTTCACAGGGGGGTTGTTAATAACATTACCCAGACTATACAATCTATCCAGCAGGCCATACAGGAAGCAGAGGCCGATAGCGGCATGAAAATAAAAGATGTGGTGGTAGGCATTGCCGGCCAGCACATTCGCAGTTTACAACACAGCGATTACATTACGCGTCCCAACCCCGATGAGGTGATAGACGCTACAGATATAGAAACTTTATGTAACCAGGTGCATAAGCTGGTGATGCTTCCGGGAGAAGAGATCATTCATGTACTTCCGCAGGAATTTAAAGTTGACGGGCAGGCAGAAATCAAGGAACCCATTGGCATGTACGGCGGAAGGTTGGAAGCCAATTTTCACGTGGTAGTTGGCCAGGTATCGTCTATACGAAATGTAGGCAGGTGTGTGAAGAGTTCGGGGCTTGAGCTTTCGGCTGTGACCCTGGAGCCTTTGGCATCGGCGAATGCAGTATTAAGTCAGGAAGAAAAAGAAGCCGGTGTGGCTTTGGTCGATATAGGTGGCGGAACTACAGATCTTGCCATTTTTAAAGACGGAATAATAAGGCATACCGCGGTGATCCCTTTTGGAGGTGGGGTTATTACTGAAGATATTAAGGAAGGCTGTTCAATTATTGAAAAACAGGCAGAATTGCTAAAGGTGAAATTCGGTTCGGCCTGGCCGGGGGAAAATAAAGATAACGAGATCGTTTCTATCCCCGGATTGAGAGGCAGGGAGCCCAAGGAGATCACTTTAAAGAACCTTTCAAAGATCATTCACGCACGGGTTGTGGAGATCATTGAACAGGTTTACCTGGAGATCAAGAACTACGGCCACGAGGAACAAAAGAAGAAACTTATTGCGGGGATCGTGCTCACAGGAGGCGGTGCCCAGCTAAAGCATATTAAGCAGCTGGTGGAATATATTACCGGGATGGATACACGTATAGGCTATCCAAACGAGCACCTGGCAGGAGATAGCGACAGTGAAACCACAAGTCCTGTTTTTGCCACCGCGGTTGGGCTGGTTTTAAACAGCCTGGAGATTAACAGTAAGCAGCATGTAACCGAAGAGGAGGAGCAGGAAGAAGTAGCCTCGGGAACAACGCCTACCGCAGTGCCACAAGAGGAGCCAGAAGAGCGGGAAGAGCCGGTAACGGTAAGCCAGCCGCGAAGAACAATATTTGAGAAATGGTTTGAAAAATTCAAGGATTTTTTAGACAACGCCGAGTAG
- the murG gene encoding undecaprenyldiphospho-muramoylpentapeptide beta-N-acetylglucosaminyltransferase: MKNQLRVIISGGGTGGHIFPAISIANELRLRYPSCEILFVGAQDKMEMQKVPEAGYEIEGLWISGFQRRITAKNLLFPVKLVKSLWKARDIIKRFKPNVVIGTGGFASGPLLQMANREDIPTLIQEQNSYPGITNKLLAKGANTICTAYPDMGRFFPEEKIVLTGNPVRQDLLKVDEKRKEAQDFFGIDPAMKTVLVLGGSLGARKINQLVEDNLKEFEKHKLQVLWQTGTLYFEEYSKYAELENIQTFAFLKRMDLAYAAADVIISRAGAGTVSELCIVGKPVVFIPSPNVAEDHQTKNAMAVAEKDAAVVLSESHLEQGFRSIFFPLVESDEKMQNLGKNIKKLEKPNATANIVNEVEKLLTTWP; this comes from the coding sequence ATGAAAAATCAGTTGAGAGTGATCATATCGGGTGGCGGTACGGGAGGACATATATTTCCGGCAATTTCTATTGCCAATGAACTCAGGTTGCGGTATCCCTCCTGTGAGATCCTTTTTGTGGGGGCGCAGGATAAAATGGAAATGCAAAAAGTACCCGAAGCAGGCTATGAGATTGAAGGCCTTTGGATAAGTGGTTTTCAACGCCGCATCACCGCCAAAAACCTGCTTTTCCCTGTAAAGCTTGTAAAAAGCCTTTGGAAGGCGCGTGATATTATAAAAAGATTTAAGCCTAATGTTGTGATTGGCACCGGCGGTTTTGCCAGCGGGCCATTATTGCAGATGGCCAACCGGGAAGATATTCCCACATTGATACAGGAACAGAACTCCTATCCCGGCATCACCAATAAACTTTTGGCAAAAGGAGCCAATACCATTTGCACTGCTTATCCCGATATGGGAAGGTTCTTCCCCGAAGAAAAGATCGTGCTAACCGGAAATCCTGTACGCCAGGATCTGCTGAAGGTGGATGAAAAGAGGAAAGAAGCTCAGGATTTCTTCGGAATTGACCCTGCCATGAAGACCGTGCTGGTTCTGGGAGGAAGCCTGGGTGCAAGAAAGATAAATCAGCTGGTAGAAGATAACCTGAAGGAATTCGAAAAACACAAGCTGCAGGTATTGTGGCAAACCGGGACCTTATATTTCGAAGAATACAGCAAATATGCCGAGCTGGAAAACATTCAGACTTTTGCCTTTTTAAAGAGGATGGACCTGGCTTACGCCGCGGCAGATGTGATCATCTCACGCGCAGGTGCCGGTACGGTGTCTGAACTATGTATTGTAGGGAAGCCGGTGGTATTTATCCCTTCACCAAATGTGGCCGAAGACCATCAAACCAAGAATGCCATGGCAGTAGCCGAAAAAGATGCGGCGGTGGTTCTTTCTGAAAGCCACCTGGAGCAGGGGTTCAGGTCGATCTTTTTTCCGCTGGTGGAGTCAGATGAAAAGATGCAAAACTTAGGAAAGAACATCAAAAAGCTGGAAAAGCCGAATGCTACGGCAAATATTGTAAATGAAGTTGAAAAATTATTGACAACCTGGCCATAA